TGAACTGCATAAGAAATCATATCTCCAAACCGAACGATCGCAACTAATCGCATGAAATTCCTGTTACCAATCCTATCACCGCTCATTGCCATCGCCTCCGCCCTTATCATCGGTGCTATCCTCATGCTAATTGCTGGGGCAAATCCCATCACTGCATACAGCATCTTATTTCAAGAATCTCTCTCTACCTACTTTGGATTTGGTAACACCCTCACCAAAATGACACCGCTATTGTTCACCAGTTTAGGCGTGTTAGTGGCATTGCGGGCTGGGCAATTTAATATCGGTGGGGAAGGACAAATTTATCTGGGTGCCTTGGGAAGTACTTTAATTGGGTTATATGTGCAAAGATTACCTGCGGTAATTCATATCCCCTTAGCACTTTCGGCAGGATTTTTCTTTGGTGCCGTTTGGGGTTTGATTCCTGGTTATCTCAAAGCCATGCGCGGAGTGAATGAGGTAATTACTACCTTGTTACTCAACTATATCGCCGTGAATTTAATTAGCTACCTAGTCCAAAATCCATTAATGGCAGCAGGTGCGCCTAGTCCTTATTCGCCATTAATTGCCAAAACAGCCCGATTGCCGATTATATTACCACAAAGCCTCGCCCATGCTGGGATTTTATTCGGTTTAATTGCCGCAGGTATTTTATGGGTATTGTTAGTGCGATCGCCTCTAGGTTATCAAATTACAGCAGTGGGATTTAACCCCATTGCCGCCCGTTATGCCCACATATCTGTTGAACGTACCATAATGCTGGTGATGGCTGCTGCGGGTGGTTTAGCTGGGTTGGCTGGGAGTTGTGAGGTGATGGGGTTGAAATATCGGCTATTTGAACAAGTTTCACCTGGTTATGGATTTGATGCCATTGCGATCGCTTTTTTAAGTCGTGGTAGTGTTGTCGGTGTAGTATTCACTTCTTTGTTTTTTGCAGCGCTTCGCAGTGGTGCAAATGTGATGCAGCGTAGTGCAGGTGTGCCGGTAACAGTGGTTTACGCGATTCAAGGGTTTATGGTGTTGTTTATTGCTATCAGTTTCGCACTCGAAAGAGAAATAAGACTCAAAACCCAGAGAGGCGCCAAAGTTTAATTCAGAAAACTCTGCGAAACTTTGCGCTTTCCTTTGCGAACCTCTGCGTTAAAAATAACTCTATGAATAATCTCAACTTCTTCTCTGATTACTTAATAGCTACCTTACGTCTATCCGTCCCCTTGGGATTTGCTGCCCTTGGAGGATTGTACTCGGAACGATCGGGCGTATTAAATATCGCCCTAGAAGGAATGTTGCTTACAGGTGCTTTTACTAGCGCTGCTGCCACTTTCTACACTGGCAATCCCTGGCTTGGTATCCTCGCTTCCTTAATTGCTGGTGGATTAGTCGGACTACTCCATGCTGTTTTGTGTGTAACTTTACGTGTCGATCAATTGGTGTCTGGGCTAGCAATTAATCTTGTCGCCGCTGGATTAACATCATTTTTGGCTCGATTAGTGTTTAGTGGCAGTAGTACACAGCAGTTACCTAGAATTGGGACAATTATGATTCCTGGTTTAGCCAATATTCCCCTGATCGGGTCGCTACTATTTCAGTCAGATTTTTTAGTATATTTATTATTTATACTAGTTATTTTAACTACATATATTTTATTTAAAACCAGCTTTGGACTGACATTGCGGGCAGTGGGAGAATCTCCTCAAGCTGCTGCCACGGCTGGAATTTCGGTACCATTTGTCCGTTATATCGCTGTGGTGATTAGTGGTTGTCTTGCGAGTTTAGGAGGTGCTTATTTAACTCTGGTACAGGTAAGATTTTTTGCTGAGGGGATGAGTGCTGGTAAGGGATTTATTGCGATCGCAGCATTAATTTTTGGCAGATGGCATCCTGTAGGTAGTGCTTTGGCTTGTTTGCTGTTTGGGGCTACAGAAGCTTTACAACTGCGAATTCAGGCTTTAGGGGCAAATATACCTTACCAATTTTTAGTAATACTACCTTATGCGATCGCTTTACTAGCATTAGTCGGTAAGTTTGGAAAATCTACACCCCCTAAAGCTTTAGGTACTCCCTACTTTGGAGAAAATCACCACTCTGACTAAAAAACTTGAGGGGGTGAAAAAGAGGTTAAAAAGGTTGCTGGATAAGCATCATAGCCCTCAAACCCTGCTGATAAAATGCCAGCTTATTGTGAACGGCAGCCATCATAAAAAGAACCAATTCTTGGCATTCATAGAAACTATCCAACTAGAACCATATAAACCTATCCAAAAAGCACTATGTCTTCTTCTGCTTCTTTTTGGTTCGCCAGGACGGGATAATGACTTTTCAAATTAGCAATTAAACCAGAATGCGCCCAGCAATTATGGTGAAATCGTCCCGATGTCCCGATGTATGTTTGGGTCAAACTGGTGACATATTAAAATCGGAGTAATTGAATGAGCATTATTAAAAAACTTATAGCTGTAACAATTTTCAGGAATTATTCATAAAAAGAACGTTCAAACACTACTGAAAGATTATTCGCTGGCATTTGGTAAATCTGTTTCAAGATGAAATGTTCTGCCCTAGCTGCTGCCACTACATCATCCAAGTTCCGCACACCCCATTCTCGATTTTGGCTGCGTAAATATTCGTCAAAGGCTGCATTACTCGCTGCTGTATGTTCTCCACCTTGTTTGAAGGGCCCATACAAATAGAGGACACCTCCTGCTGCTAAGATTCGACCTGCCCCTGCCATTAGCCCAAGACACGCTGACCAAGGTGAAATGTGAATCATATTGATATTGACGATGGCGACAATTGGCTTCGTATTCAGCCACTGAGCCACTGCCCCTTTCTCCAATGCCCAAACTGGCTCTCTAACATCTAACTCAAGCGGCGCATGAACGTTATCGCATCCATTGTGTTCTGTCCATGCAATGATGCTGGCTCGTAACTCTAAATTTGCATCTGTTGGTAGCCACAGGCGAGGACTTAGCCTGGACGCAAAAAATACTGCGTGTTCACCAGTACCAGAAGCTATTTCTAAAATAGTGCCACTTGACGGTAATATCTGTAAAAGTATTTCTAGAATTGCTTCTCGGTTGCGCTCAGTTGCTGGCGCGTATTGTCGTGCGTCTTGTGGTGTCATTTCTA
This genomic interval from Nostoc sp. KVJ3 contains the following:
- a CDS encoding ABC transporter permease → MKFLLPILSPLIAIASALIIGAILMLIAGANPITAYSILFQESLSTYFGFGNTLTKMTPLLFTSLGVLVALRAGQFNIGGEGQIYLGALGSTLIGLYVQRLPAVIHIPLALSAGFFFGAVWGLIPGYLKAMRGVNEVITTLLLNYIAVNLISYLVQNPLMAAGAPSPYSPLIAKTARLPIILPQSLAHAGILFGLIAAGILWVLLVRSPLGYQITAVGFNPIAARYAHISVERTIMLVMAAAGGLAGLAGSCEVMGLKYRLFEQVSPGYGFDAIAIAFLSRGSVVGVVFTSLFFAALRSGANVMQRSAGVPVTVVYAIQGFMVLFIAISFALEREIRLKTQRGAKV
- a CDS encoding ABC transporter permease, whose product is MNNLNFFSDYLIATLRLSVPLGFAALGGLYSERSGVLNIALEGMLLTGAFTSAAATFYTGNPWLGILASLIAGGLVGLLHAVLCVTLRVDQLVSGLAINLVAAGLTSFLARLVFSGSSTQQLPRIGTIMIPGLANIPLIGSLLFQSDFLVYLLFILVILTTYILFKTSFGLTLRAVGESPQAAATAGISVPFVRYIAVVISGCLASLGGAYLTLVQVRFFAEGMSAGKGFIAIAALIFGRWHPVGSALACLLFGATEALQLRIQALGANIPYQFLVILPYAIALLALVGKFGKSTPPKALGTPYFGENHHSD
- a CDS encoding class I SAM-dependent methyltransferase, with the protein product MTPQDARQYAPATERNREAILEILLQILPSSGTILEIASGTGEHAVFFASRLSPRLWLPTDANLELRASIIAWTEHNGCDNVHAPLELDVREPVWALEKGAVAQWLNTKPIVAIVNINMIHISPWSACLGLMAGAGRILAAGGVLYLYGPFKQGGEHTAASNAAFDEYLRSQNREWGVRNLDDVVAAARAEHFILKQIYQMPANNLSVVFERSFYE